The Deltaproteobacteria bacterium genome window below encodes:
- a CDS encoding DUF2062 domain-containing protein, translating into MNYPRWLRYYYLRFIRLRGDPHELALGTALGIFAGLMPIMPFQTALSVTLALFFKGSKITAALGTWVSNPLNWYFLYHYSYKIGTFLLGFSSENAIHSSLMAAIRRGDEPLAIIGKMIESGSAIMASFLAGGLLIAILGATPSYFLFLWIFKHVHQWRLKRRT; encoded by the coding sequence TTGAACTACCCCAGATGGCTCAGGTATTATTATCTTCGGTTCATCCGGCTGAGGGGAGATCCCCATGAACTCGCCCTGGGCACGGCCCTCGGCATATTCGCCGGCCTGATGCCCATCATGCCTTTTCAGACAGCACTGTCGGTGACCCTTGCCCTCTTTTTCAAGGGGAGCAAGATAACGGCGGCCCTGGGGACCTGGGTCAGCAACCCCTTGAACTGGTACTTTCTCTACCATTACAGTTACAAGATCGGCACATTCTTGCTCGGGTTCTCCAGCGAAAACGCCATCCACTCTTCGCTAATGGCCGCCATTCGCAGGGGAGACGAACCCCTGGCGATCATTGGGAAAATGATCGAATCGGGAAGCGCCATAATGGCCTCCTTCTTAGCAGGCGGTCTCCTGATCGCCATCCTGGGAGCCACTCCTTCCTACTTTCTTTTTCTGTGGATCTTCAAACACGTCCACCAGTGGCGCCTAAAGAGAAGGACCTGA
- the rsmA gene encoding ribosomal RNA small subunit methyltransferase A has product MRRSKTIRKGRAFHPKKRLAQHFLRDEHIIKQILSCAGFSSSDHVLEVGPGLGALTIPLARSVRRVIAVEKDLQLVEMLEKRLLVAGVTNVTLIHRDILSFDFEETETPETNKIQVIGNLPYNISSPLLEKLVTHRDRLEQAVLMFQKEFAERLLSDPGGREYGAITVVTRYFSRISPLLEVSREAFRPRPKVGSMVLNLNFSLPYPRRARDERFFRRLVKGAFAQRRKTLLNALSAAFPEKDRSGILEALGRCGIDPSRRAETLDIEEYLSLSEAMAALS; this is encoded by the coding sequence TTGAGAAGATCCAAAACCATTCGGAAGGGGAGAGCCTTTCACCCCAAGAAACGGCTTGCCCAGCATTTCCTGAGGGACGAGCACATCATCAAACAGATCCTCTCCTGTGCAGGGTTCTCCTCTTCCGACCACGTCCTGGAAGTGGGTCCGGGCCTGGGGGCACTGACCATTCCCCTGGCCCGGTCGGTCCGCAGGGTCATCGCGGTCGAGAAGGACCTGCAACTCGTAGAAATGCTCGAAAAGAGGCTCCTGGTAGCCGGAGTGACCAACGTCACCTTGATCCACCGGGATATCCTATCCTTCGATTTCGAAGAAACAGAGACACCTGAGACGAACAAAATCCAAGTGATTGGAAATCTGCCCTATAACATTTCCTCTCCCCTCCTGGAAAAGCTTGTCACCCACCGGGACCGCCTGGAGCAGGCCGTCCTCATGTTCCAGAAGGAATTCGCCGAGCGCCTGCTCTCCGATCCTGGAGGCAGGGAGTACGGGGCCATCACCGTGGTCACGCGGTATTTCTCCCGGATCTCTCCACTCCTGGAGGTCTCCAGGGAGGCCTTTCGTCCCCGCCCCAAGGTGGGTTCCATGGTGCTTAACCTGAACTTCTCGCTTCCTTATCCACGAAGGGCCCGAGATGAAAGATTTTTCAGGAGGCTCGTCAAGGGGGCCTTCGCCCAACGCCGCAAGACCCTGCTTAACGCCTTGAGCGCCGCCTTTCCGGAAAAAGACAGGTCGGGCATCTTGGAGGCCTTGGGCCGGTGCGGCATCGATCCCAGCCGCAGGGCCGAAACCCTGGATATCGAAGAATACCTCTCTCTGAGTGAAGCCATGGCAGCCCTTTCTTGA
- a CDS encoding deoxynucleoside kinase, whose amino-acid sequence MHHYIVIEGPLGVGKTSLAVKLAERLNAHTLLEDVEENPFLFNFYQDPQKYAFQTQIYFLLRRYKQALDAGQIGLFKRATVSDYLFDKDRIFARANLDDNEFWLYEQLFRILKKRIPLPDLVIFLQAKTEVLLERIKGRNRKYEKSIGFKYLDKINRAFNDFFFHFSDCPLLVVNASEIDFVHIPEDFEDLVIQVKKMESGTRYYVPMSSKDKA is encoded by the coding sequence ATGCACCACTACATCGTAATTGAAGGTCCCCTTGGAGTAGGAAAGACGAGCCTGGCCGTCAAGCTTGCCGAGAGGCTCAATGCCCATACCCTTTTGGAAGACGTGGAGGAGAATCCCTTTTTGTTCAATTTCTACCAGGATCCGCAAAAATACGCCTTCCAGACCCAGATCTACTTCCTTCTGCGCCGCTACAAGCAAGCCCTTGATGCCGGCCAGATCGGCCTGTTCAAAAGGGCCACCGTTTCCGACTATCTTTTTGACAAGGACAGGATCTTCGCCCGGGCAAATCTGGACGACAACGAGTTCTGGCTCTATGAACAGCTCTTTCGGATCTTGAAGAAAAGGATTCCCCTTCCAGACCTGGTGATCTTTCTCCAGGCCAAAACCGAAGTGCTTTTGGAGAGGATAAAGGGAAGGAACAGGAAATACGAGAAGTCCATCGGCTTCAAATACCTTGATAAAATCAACCGGGCCTTTAATGACTTCTTCTTCCATTTTTCCGACTGCCCCCTGTTGGTGGTGAATGCTTCCGAGATCGACTTTGTTCATATCCCGGAGGACTTCGAAGACCTGGTGATCCAGGTGAAAAAAATGGAATCAGGCACCCGGTATTACGTGCCCATGAGTTCGAAAGACAAGGCCTGA
- a CDS encoding pantoate--beta-alanine ligase — translation MEVIETVQAMHARAEALRLSGKSIALVPTMGFFHEGHLELMRVGKRHADVLVISIFVNPTQFGPSEDYETYPRDTEGDLAKAESVGVDIVFLPKVEEMYPQGYQTTVSVRDLTRHLCGLSRPGHFDGVTTIVAKLFHATKPHIAIFGQKDYQQLTVVSRMVQDLNMDIKIVGVPTVREPDGLAMSSRNSYLSPEERKSGLCLKKSLDLADELFKKGERKAETIRKEIEKLILSHPHTRIEYVTFCDPTSLEELEILEDESLLALAVRVGNTRLIDNAVIGRS, via the coding sequence ATGGAAGTCATTGAAACAGTTCAAGCGATGCATGCCAGGGCTGAAGCCCTACGTCTTTCCGGCAAGAGCATCGCCCTCGTACCGACCATGGGTTTTTTTCACGAGGGACACCTTGAACTCATGAGGGTAGGGAAGAGACATGCGGACGTTCTGGTGATCAGTATCTTTGTGAACCCGACCCAGTTTGGCCCCAGCGAGGACTACGAGACCTACCCGCGGGATACCGAGGGAGACCTCGCAAAGGCTGAATCCGTTGGGGTGGACATCGTCTTTCTGCCCAAGGTGGAGGAAATGTATCCCCAGGGGTACCAGACCACGGTAAGCGTCCGAGATCTCACCCGGCACCTTTGCGGGTTGTCGCGGCCTGGCCACTTCGACGGAGTGACCACCATCGTAGCCAAGCTCTTCCATGCCACGAAGCCCCATATCGCCATCTTCGGCCAGAAGGATTACCAGCAGCTCACAGTGGTCAGCCGGATGGTTCAGGACCTGAACATGGATATCAAGATCGTGGGTGTCCCAACGGTGAGGGAGCCCGACGGCCTCGCCATGAGTTCCCGGAACAGCTACCTGAGCCCCGAGGAAAGGAAGTCGGGCCTGTGCCTCAAGAAATCCCTGGATCTGGCCGATGAGCTCTTCAAAAAAGGAGAACGAAAAGCTGAAACCATCCGAAAGGAAATCGAAAAACTCATTCTCAGTCACCCCCACACCCGGATCGAGTACGTAACATTCTGTGACCCAACAAGCCTGGAGGAGTTGGAGATCCTGGAAGACGAAAGCCTGCTGGCCCTTGCCGTCAGGGTGGGGAACACCCGGCTCATCGACAACGCCGTGATCGGAAGATCCTGA
- a CDS encoding methionine adenosyltransferase: protein MSASNFLFTSESVTEGHPDKVADQISDHVLDEMLKQDPQARVACETLVTTGMAIVAGEITTSAYVDIPEIVRETIRDIGYHNSSMGFDWETCAVLTTIDKQSPDIAVGVNEGAGLFKEQGAGDQGLMFGYACTDTPTLMPMPIYLAHGLTRRLAHVRKSEKLPWLRPDGKSQVTVEYAQKKPIRVHSVVIAAQHEPDVDYDTLREAIIEEVVKKVIPSEMLDRDTQFFINTTGRFVVGGPMGDCGLTGRKIIMDTYGGFGYHGGGAFSGKDPSKVDRSSSYMCRYIAKNIVAAGLASKCEIQVAYTIGRAQPVSVLVRDYGTSEIPSRELTEIVKKTFDLRPRAIIERLDLQRPIYRKTTNYGHFGRELPEFTWEKTDAVDEIKGAVK, encoded by the coding sequence ATGTCAGCATCCAACTTTTTGTTTACATCCGAGAGCGTCACCGAAGGTCATCCCGACAAGGTGGCGGACCAGATCTCCGATCATGTCCTGGACGAAATGCTGAAGCAAGACCCCCAGGCCAGGGTAGCCTGCGAAACCCTGGTCACCACAGGAATGGCCATTGTGGCCGGGGAGATCACCACCTCCGCCTACGTGGACATCCCTGAAATCGTCAGGGAAACCATCCGGGACATCGGTTATCATAACTCTTCCATGGGTTTTGACTGGGAGACCTGTGCCGTGCTCACCACCATCGACAAGCAGTCCCCTGATATCGCTGTAGGCGTGAACGAGGGGGCCGGTCTCTTCAAGGAGCAAGGAGCCGGCGACCAGGGACTCATGTTCGGTTACGCCTGCACCGATACCCCGACCCTCATGCCCATGCCCATCTACCTCGCCCATGGGCTTACCCGGCGGCTCGCCCATGTCCGAAAGTCCGAGAAACTTCCCTGGCTCCGACCGGACGGGAAATCCCAGGTCACGGTCGAATACGCCCAGAAAAAACCCATCAGGGTCCATTCGGTGGTGATCGCCGCCCAGCACGAACCCGACGTGGACTATGACACCCTGCGGGAGGCCATCATCGAAGAAGTGGTAAAAAAGGTTATCCCCTCAGAGATGCTGGACCGGGACACCCAGTTCTTCATCAACACCACGGGCCGTTTCGTGGTGGGAGGCCCCATGGGGGACTGCGGACTTACGGGACGGAAAATCATCATGGACACTTACGGAGGATTCGGCTATCACGGCGGCGGAGCCTTCTCAGGCAAGGATCCCAGCAAGGTGGACCGCAGTTCCTCTTACATGTGCCGTTACATAGCCAAGAACATCGTGGCCGCCGGGCTCGCCTCCAAGTGTGAAATCCAGGTGGCCTATACTATCGGCAGGGCACAGCCTGTATCCGTGCTCGTGCGGGATTACGGGACCAGCGAGATCCCGAGCAGAGAACTTACCGAAATCGTGAAAAAAACCTTCGATCTAAGGCCAAGGGCCATTATCGAGCGCCTGGATCTTCAGCGCCCGATCTATCGAAAAACGACCAACTACGGGCACTTCGGACGGGAACTCCCGGAATTCACCTGGGAAAAGACGGATGCTGTGGACGAAATCAAGGGGGCCGTTAAATAG
- the ahcY gene encoding adenosylhomocysteinase, with translation MEYHIKDIGLAEKGRLRIEWAEKSMPVLRKIRERFQAEKPLEGIRLSACLHVTTETAALVKTLNAGGADVVLCASNPLSTQDDVAASLVADSGIPVFAIKGEDNATYYDHILSALKHRPHLTMDDGADLVSCLHFIALGKWDEMDHGISEWARGLSDDERKELLSAVVGGTEETTTGVIRLRSMEKDGVLQFPIVAVNDADTKHLFDNRYGTGQSTIDGIIRATNRLLAGSTFVVSGYGWCGKGVAAKAKGHGAHTIVCEVDPLRALEAVMDGFRVMPIAQAAPIGDIFCTLTGDINVIRKEHFQTMKDGAIVCNSGHFDVELDLPGLEEISVSRRQIREFTEEFTLSDGRRIYVLGQGRLINLAAAEGHPSSVMDMSFANQALCAEYMKGKHGTLEKKVYPVPRPIDEEIARLKLLSMGVEIDTLTPEQEKYLSSWEMGT, from the coding sequence ATGGAATATCATATCAAGGACATCGGCCTGGCAGAGAAAGGCCGCTTGAGGATCGAGTGGGCGGAGAAAAGCATGCCCGTCCTCCGGAAAATCCGTGAACGTTTCCAGGCCGAAAAGCCCCTGGAAGGAATCCGGCTCTCCGCCTGCCTTCACGTGACCACGGAAACAGCCGCCCTGGTCAAGACCCTTAATGCCGGCGGCGCGGACGTGGTCCTTTGCGCCTCCAACCCCCTCTCTACCCAGGACGACGTGGCCGCCTCCCTGGTAGCCGACAGCGGGATCCCCGTGTTCGCCATCAAGGGAGAAGACAACGCCACTTACTACGACCACATCCTTTCAGCCCTCAAGCACCGCCCCCACCTTACCATGGACGACGGGGCCGACTTGGTAAGCTGCCTTCATTTCATCGCCCTGGGCAAGTGGGACGAAATGGACCACGGGATCAGCGAGTGGGCCAGGGGCCTTTCGGATGATGAAAGGAAAGAACTGCTCTCCGCCGTGGTGGGGGGCACGGAAGAGACCACCACCGGTGTGATCCGGCTGAGAAGCATGGAGAAGGATGGAGTCCTCCAGTTCCCCATCGTAGCGGTGAACGACGCCGACACCAAGCACCTCTTCGATAACCGTTACGGAACGGGCCAGAGCACCATTGACGGCATCATCCGCGCCACCAACCGGCTCCTTGCCGGAAGCACCTTCGTGGTGAGCGGATATGGATGGTGCGGCAAGGGCGTGGCCGCCAAGGCGAAAGGTCATGGGGCCCACACAATCGTGTGCGAAGTGGATCCCCTGCGGGCCCTTGAGGCCGTAATGGACGGATTCAGGGTCATGCCCATTGCCCAGGCCGCCCCCATCGGGGATATCTTTTGCACACTTACCGGGGATATCAACGTAATCAGGAAAGAGCACTTCCAGACCATGAAGGACGGGGCTATTGTCTGTAATTCCGGCCACTTCGATGTGGAACTGGATCTTCCTGGGCTGGAGGAGATTTCCGTCTCCCGCCGGCAGATCCGGGAATTCACGGAGGAGTTCACCCTTAGTGACGGCCGCCGGATTTACGTCCTGGGTCAGGGACGGCTCATCAACCTGGCCGCAGCCGAGGGCCATCCTTCAAGCGTCATGGACATGAGTTTCGCGAACCAGGCCCTCTGCGCGGAGTACATGAAAGGGAAACACGGTACCCTGGAAAAGAAAGTATACCCGGTACCCCGCCCCATTGATGAAGAGATCGCCAGGCTCAAGCTTCTGTCCATGGGCGTTGAGATCGACACCCTCACACCCGAGCAGGAAAAGTACCTCTCCTCCTGGGAGATGGGCACCTGA
- a CDS encoding ATP-dependent 6-phosphofructokinase: MEDQDLNFEISRLGECRIPSPARGMRFVDEAERLLYHSDLRKVEALLKQGSRPPSFETAGPREKIYFDPSKLKCGIVTCGGLCPGLNDVIRALVLALYYHYGVETIFGFRYGYEGLSPKYGHVPLELSPGEVKDIHQKGGTILGSSRGPQDVTDMVDTLERMNVGLLFAIGGDGTLRGAQAISEEIGRRGLKIGVIGIPKTIDNDISYVEQSFGFETAVTKAGPAIYSAHSEATGARNGIGLVKLMGRESGFIAAYAALAFNDVNFCLVPEIPFTLEGFLGALEERLKRRGHAVIVAGEGAGQDLMPSTGERDASGNPRLGDIGLFLKEKILTHFKRTGMEITLKYIDPSYTIRSMPANPHDSAFCLLLAQNAVHAGMAGRTNMVVGYWKGEFTHVPIAMAVSRRRRIEPGGRLWNSVLSSTGQPARM; encoded by the coding sequence ATGGAAGATCAAGACCTGAACTTCGAGATATCGAGGCTGGGCGAATGCAGGATCCCATCTCCCGCCAGGGGAATGAGGTTCGTGGACGAGGCTGAGCGTCTTCTATACCACTCGGATCTCCGAAAGGTCGAGGCCCTTCTGAAGCAGGGAAGCAGGCCGCCGTCCTTCGAGACGGCGGGTCCGAGGGAGAAAATCTATTTTGATCCTTCGAAGCTCAAGTGCGGGATCGTCACCTGCGGGGGGCTTTGCCCGGGACTAAACGACGTCATCCGGGCATTGGTTCTGGCGCTGTATTACCATTACGGCGTTGAGACGATTTTCGGTTTCCGTTACGGGTACGAGGGACTTTCGCCGAAATACGGGCACGTCCCCCTGGAATTGAGCCCGGGAGAGGTGAAGGACATTCACCAAAAGGGAGGTACGATACTGGGATCCTCTCGCGGCCCACAGGACGTAACCGATATGGTCGACACCCTCGAACGCATGAACGTGGGCCTCCTTTTCGCCATCGGGGGGGACGGAACCCTCCGGGGGGCCCAGGCCATCTCCGAGGAAATCGGCCGGCGGGGTCTAAAAATCGGCGTGATAGGCATCCCCAAGACCATCGACAACGACATCTCTTATGTGGAGCAGTCCTTCGGCTTCGAGACGGCGGTAACCAAAGCGGGCCCGGCCATATACTCCGCCCACTCCGAGGCCACGGGGGCCAGGAACGGGATCGGCCTGGTGAAATTGATGGGCCGGGAGTCAGGGTTCATTGCAGCCTATGCAGCTCTGGCCTTCAACGACGTAAATTTCTGCCTGGTACCCGAAATTCCCTTTACGCTGGAGGGATTCCTTGGGGCACTGGAGGAGAGACTGAAACGGCGGGGCCACGCCGTCATCGTAGCGGGTGAGGGAGCAGGGCAGGATCTCATGCCGAGCACGGGGGAGCGGGACGCCTCGGGCAATCCCCGGCTGGGGGATATTGGGCTGTTTCTGAAGGAAAAGATCCTGACCCACTTCAAGAGGACCGGCATGGAGATCACTCTCAAATACATCGATCCAAGTTATACCATCCGGAGCATGCCGGCCAATCCCCATGACTCGGCCTTCTGCCTCCTGCTTGCCCAAAACGCCGTTCATGCCGGGATGGCAGGACGTACCAATATGGTCGTAGGCTACTGGAAGGGAGAGTTCACCCACGTCCCCATCGCGATGGCCGTATCCAGGCGGAGAAGAATCGAGCCCGGTGGCAGGTTGTGGAACAGTGTGCTGTCGTCCACCGGGCAGCCGGCCAGGATGTAA